The Salegentibacter mishustinae genome includes a window with the following:
- a CDS encoding FtsB family cell division protein: protein MNLKELRNKRWFKVISNKYVLLILIFGGWMFFLDSNSWLIHNELNQEIDELEENRQYYKNEISKDKATIQQLQDSVEIEKFARQQYYMKRPDEEIFIIEYDTIEE from the coding sequence TTGAATTTAAAAGAATTAAGAAACAAAAGATGGTTTAAGGTTATCAGCAATAAATATGTTTTGCTGATACTTATTTTTGGTGGCTGGATGTTTTTTCTTGATAGCAATTCCTGGCTAATTCATAACGAACTAAATCAGGAAATAGACGAACTTGAAGAAAACAGGCAATATTATAAGAATGAAATTTCTAAAGATAAAGCTACAATACAACAGCTTCAGGATTCAGTAGAAATAGAAAAATTTGCGCGACAGCAATATTATATGAAACGTCCCGATGAAGAAATATTCATAATTGAATATGATACTATTGAAGAGTAA
- a CDS encoding response regulator transcription factor: MRILIVEDEAGIAAFLKQGLEEESFAVDLAEEGKEGLHLALSGEYDLLLLDWMLPGLSGIEICRQFRKEFKETPIIFLTAKDTLDETVFGLQSGANDYIKKPFHFEELLERIKVQLRPKSGEHSFFTLGNITLNTETHEVHKNADEIHLTQKEFGLLEYLMRNKGKVCRRTRIIESVWDIQFEYNTGVIDVYINALRKKLALSEDENYIQTVRGVGYIAKES; this comes from the coding sequence ATGAGAATACTAATTGTAGAAGACGAAGCGGGCATTGCAGCTTTTCTAAAACAAGGATTAGAAGAGGAATCTTTTGCTGTGGATCTTGCCGAGGAAGGAAAAGAAGGCCTGCACTTAGCTTTATCGGGCGAATATGATTTATTACTATTAGACTGGATGTTACCGGGTTTAAGTGGTATAGAAATATGTAGGCAATTCCGGAAAGAATTTAAGGAAACACCTATCATTTTTCTTACCGCGAAAGACACTCTTGATGAAACCGTCTTTGGTTTACAATCTGGTGCAAACGATTATATCAAAAAGCCTTTCCATTTTGAAGAACTTTTAGAGCGTATCAAGGTACAGCTTAGGCCAAAATCTGGGGAGCATTCCTTCTTCACTTTAGGCAATATCACTTTAAATACTGAAACACACGAGGTGCATAAAAATGCTGATGAAATTCATCTTACCCAAAAAGAATTTGGACTCTTGGAATACTTAATGCGAAATAAGGGCAAAGTGTGTAGACGAACCCGAATTATAGAAAGTGTTTGGGACATACAGTTTGAATATAATACCGGAGTTATAGATGTATATATTAATGCACTTAGAAAGAAACTAGCATTATCTGAAGATGAAAATTATATCCAAACAGTTCGCGGAGTGGGATATATCGCAAAAGAATCATGA
- a CDS encoding efflux RND transporter periplasmic adaptor subunit, whose product MTNNLKSILILLAVLLMSSCGDSEKENSEETATNSSDGGIQLSFAQFEGSDMELGEIEENSFPISVETTGMIDVPPENKAMVSSFADGYVRETPLLIGDEVKKGQFLVSLENPDYVQMQQDYLDAMEQMNYLKSEYQRQKTLLEEKITSERNFLKAESEYKRNQAKYRALRKKLQMLNLNPEAVEKGNISSMIRIYAPITGSITEMKINNGMYVSAADELMQIIDRDHLHIELNVFEKDVMKLKKGQNIRFIIPEANTDTIEGKVHLVGTSIDEQKRNVKVHGHFIDEQKKNSFATGMFVEAEIIIDKRKAKALPAESIVSLDNTSYVLVLDTKTDSNYIFKRREVLPGDTFNGFTIIKNSADFKQDDQFLTKGAFTLITE is encoded by the coding sequence ATGACAAATAATTTAAAATCCATATTAATACTTCTTGCCGTATTATTAATGTCTTCCTGCGGAGATTCAGAAAAAGAAAATAGTGAAGAAACGGCCACTAATTCCAGCGATGGAGGAATACAATTAAGCTTTGCGCAATTTGAAGGCAGCGATATGGAATTAGGGGAAATTGAAGAAAACAGCTTCCCGATAAGTGTTGAAACTACCGGAATGATAGACGTGCCGCCAGAAAATAAAGCCATGGTGAGTTCTTTTGCCGATGGATATGTGCGAGAAACTCCTTTGCTTATTGGCGACGAAGTTAAGAAAGGGCAATTTTTGGTAAGCCTGGAAAATCCAGATTATGTGCAAATGCAGCAGGATTACCTGGATGCAATGGAGCAAATGAATTATTTAAAATCTGAATACCAAAGACAGAAAACACTTCTTGAGGAAAAAATCACTTCTGAAAGAAATTTTCTCAAAGCCGAAAGCGAATACAAACGTAACCAGGCAAAATACCGGGCGCTTCGCAAAAAACTACAAATGCTCAATTTGAATCCGGAAGCGGTTGAAAAAGGGAATATTTCTTCTATGATTCGCATCTACGCACCTATTACAGGTAGTATTACCGAAATGAAGATCAATAACGGGATGTACGTTTCTGCCGCCGATGAACTAATGCAAATCATAGATCGTGACCACCTCCATATTGAATTGAATGTCTTTGAAAAAGATGTGATGAAACTGAAAAAAGGACAGAATATAAGGTTTATTATTCCTGAAGCTAATACCGATACCATTGAAGGCAAAGTACACCTGGTAGGAACCTCTATAGATGAACAAAAAAGAAACGTAAAAGTACACGGACATTTTATAGACGAGCAGAAAAAAAACAGTTTTGCCACCGGAATGTTTGTAGAAGCCGAGATCATTATAGATAAAAGAAAAGCAAAAGCCCTTCCTGCAGAAAGTATCGTTTCCCTGGATAATACTAGTTATGTATTGGTATTAGACACAAAAACTGATAGCAACTATATTTTTAAACGTCGTGAAGTTCTACCTGGAGATACATTTAATGGTTTTACTATCATTAAAAACAGTGCTGACTTTAAGCAAGATGACCAGTTTTTAACCAAAGGGGCCTTTACCTTAATTACTGAATAG
- the udk gene encoding uridine kinase has translation MLIIGITGGTGSGKTTVVRQIIDELKNEEVDVISQDSYYKDLSHLAKEERVKTNFDHPKSIDFDLLVEHLKELKAGNTIQQPVYSFKEHNRTKETLETQPRKVVIVEGILILAHPDIREMFDIKIYVHADSDERLIRRLKRDISERGRDLDEVLWRYQTTLKPMHQQFIEPTKEFADLIIPTNRYNTVAVDIVQTIIKDRLA, from the coding sequence ATGCTCATTATAGGAATTACAGGTGGAACCGGAAGTGGAAAAACAACGGTGGTAAGACAAATTATAGATGAATTAAAAAATGAAGAGGTAGATGTTATTTCTCAAGATTCCTACTATAAAGATCTAAGTCATTTAGCAAAAGAAGAACGGGTTAAGACCAATTTTGACCATCCAAAATCTATAGATTTTGATCTCCTGGTAGAACATTTAAAAGAACTTAAAGCTGGTAACACTATTCAGCAACCTGTTTATTCTTTCAAAGAACACAATCGTACTAAAGAAACACTGGAAACCCAACCCAGGAAAGTCGTTATTGTGGAAGGCATCTTGATACTCGCCCATCCGGATATTAGGGAGATGTTTGATATTAAGATCTACGTTCATGCCGATAGTGATGAGCGTTTAATTCGCCGACTTAAGCGAGATATTTCCGAACGTGGACGCGATTTAGATGAAGTTCTATGGCGATATCAAACTACGCTTAAACCAATGCACCAGCAGTTTATAGAACCCACCAAAGAATTTGCTGATCTTATAATTCCTACTAACAGGTATAATACCGTAGCTGTTGATATTGTACAGACCATAATCAAGGACCGCTTGGCCTAA
- a CDS encoding sensor histidine kinase has product MNLNFKNRITLHYIVATATLMALVFGAIFFTVKNTVLENLDSDLSYEAIKHTGEIAISGERIYFANKAEWEEREHRESEVNPVFIQVMDKQGNLMDKSPNLKMDQLPFKQTKFGGHFNTKLNQKNIRQVQLPIEKEGKIKGYMLAAMSYESALSVISKLRNVLLISFFIVLIGVYFVSRFLAGRSIKPVREISNTISRITRNNLNERVSTPHHQDEIHELSTNFNALLERIENAIEREKQFTSDASHELRTPLATLRGTLEVLIRRPRSQVEYEEKIRYSLIEIDRMTSTLEQLLLLARLDNSSYQKKHDEWTSLPKLIDESISQFKNAINEKNLKIDLDFDHSDKAQGLYYYSKIIIDNILGNAVKYSRANSNINIGVKTLEDKIICTITDEGIGIREEDLTKIYDSFFRSDALSHKKITGNGLGLAIAKKCADAIGAEIEIKSTFGRGTTVTIIFLSQS; this is encoded by the coding sequence ATGAACCTGAACTTCAAAAATAGAATCACTTTACATTATATTGTAGCCACGGCAACTCTAATGGCCCTGGTATTCGGTGCTATCTTTTTTACCGTGAAAAATACTGTATTAGAAAACCTTGACAGTGATCTTTCTTATGAAGCAATAAAACATACTGGGGAAATAGCAATTAGCGGAGAGCGCATCTATTTTGCCAATAAAGCAGAATGGGAAGAACGCGAGCATCGGGAAAGTGAAGTAAATCCTGTATTTATTCAAGTGATGGATAAGCAAGGTAATTTAATGGATAAATCACCAAACCTTAAGATGGATCAACTTCCATTTAAACAAACAAAATTCGGGGGACATTTCAATACTAAGTTGAATCAAAAGAACATCAGGCAGGTTCAATTACCCATAGAGAAAGAAGGAAAAATAAAAGGATATATGCTTGCGGCTATGTCTTATGAGTCTGCCCTTTCAGTAATTTCAAAATTAAGAAATGTATTATTGATCTCCTTTTTTATTGTTTTGATTGGAGTGTATTTTGTTTCACGTTTTTTAGCCGGAAGAAGTATTAAACCCGTCCGGGAAATAAGTAATACTATTAGCAGAATTACCAGAAACAACCTCAACGAGCGGGTAAGCACTCCACACCACCAGGACGAAATTCATGAACTTTCAACTAATTTTAATGCCCTGCTGGAACGTATAGAAAATGCTATAGAAAGAGAAAAACAGTTCACCTCTGATGCTTCACATGAACTAAGAACGCCCCTGGCAACTCTAAGGGGAACCCTGGAAGTATTGATAAGGAGACCGAGAAGCCAGGTAGAATATGAAGAAAAAATAAGGTATAGTTTAATCGAAATAGACCGAATGACTTCTACGCTTGAGCAACTACTGCTACTAGCCCGTTTAGATAATTCAAGCTACCAAAAAAAGCACGACGAATGGACTTCCCTGCCCAAGCTTATTGATGAATCAATATCCCAATTTAAGAATGCTATAAATGAGAAGAACTTAAAGATAGATCTCGATTTTGATCATTCAGATAAAGCTCAAGGACTTTATTATTACAGCAAAATTATTATTGATAATATTTTAGGTAATGCTGTCAAATATTCCAGGGCTAACTCAAACATTAACATTGGAGTCAAAACGCTTGAAGATAAAATTATTTGTACGATCACAGATGAAGGAATTGGAATCAGGGAAGAAGATTTGACCAAAATTTACGACAGCTTTTTCAGGTCTGATGCGCTTAGTCATAAAAAAATAACAGGTAATGGACTGGGCCTTGCCATAGCTAAAAAGTGTGCTGATGCCATAGGAGCCGAAATAGAGATTAAAAGTACTTTTGGCCGGGGCACAACAGTAACCATCATATTCTTAAGCCAATCTTAA
- a CDS encoding PQQ-dependent sugar dehydrogenase, whose translation MKRILLLLGLIFTFSACGENQKSEEKAEVEEQTETSDQDSNPVPDKQPEAVSPDREYEHEVVIGDMSIPWGFDFLPDGSILVTEKGGDIYHFKDGEKVAISGAPEIYNQGQGGLLDIALHPDFETNNWVYITYSSQEGEGEGGNTALMRAKLENNQLTNREDLYKGETNSTRGQHFGSRIVFDGEGHLFFTIGDRGNRDVNPQDITRDGGKVYRLDLDGSVPSDNPFVGEENAKEAIYSYGHRNPQGMIFNEETGEVWVNEHGPKGGDEINVVKAGKNYGWPVVTYGENYDGTTITEERTGPEFQNPLTYWVPSIAPSGFEKVTSDKYPELKGNLLVGSLKFQYLEHLAMENGKVTKREKLLEGLGRMRDVQQGPDGFIYVAAEGTGIVKMLPLEETE comes from the coding sequence ATGAAGCGTATTTTATTATTATTAGGCCTGATCTTTACTTTTTCCGCTTGTGGAGAAAATCAAAAATCAGAAGAAAAAGCTGAAGTTGAAGAACAAACTGAAACCAGTGATCAAGACAGCAATCCCGTTCCCGACAAACAACCGGAAGCAGTTTCTCCCGACAGGGAATATGAACACGAGGTAGTGATTGGAGATATGTCAATCCCGTGGGGTTTTGACTTCCTACCCGATGGTAGTATACTGGTTACCGAAAAAGGAGGAGATATTTATCATTTTAAGGACGGAGAAAAAGTAGCGATCTCTGGTGCTCCCGAAATTTACAACCAGGGCCAGGGTGGCTTACTGGATATTGCGCTACACCCAGATTTTGAAACTAACAATTGGGTCTATATCACCTATTCTTCCCAGGAAGGTGAAGGCGAAGGCGGAAATACTGCCTTAATGCGAGCCAAACTGGAAAATAACCAATTAACAAATCGCGAAGATCTTTATAAAGGAGAAACTAACTCTACCAGGGGACAACACTTTGGATCACGAATTGTTTTTGACGGCGAAGGTCATTTATTTTTTACTATCGGTGATAGAGGAAATAGAGATGTGAATCCGCAGGACATTACAAGAGATGGTGGAAAGGTGTACCGACTTGATTTAGATGGAAGCGTACCTTCAGACAATCCTTTTGTAGGAGAGGAAAACGCGAAAGAAGCTATTTATTCTTACGGACACAGAAATCCGCAGGGAATGATCTTCAACGAGGAAACAGGTGAAGTATGGGTTAACGAACACGGCCCAAAAGGTGGTGATGAGATAAACGTAGTGAAAGCCGGAAAAAATTACGGTTGGCCGGTAGTAACCTACGGTGAAAATTATGATGGCACTACGATTACTGAAGAAAGAACCGGACCAGAGTTTCAGAATCCTCTTACCTACTGGGTGCCTTCTATTGCTCCCAGTGGATTTGAAAAAGTAACTTCAGATAAATATCCTGAGCTAAAAGGAAACCTGTTAGTTGGTTCGCTAAAATTTCAATATTTGGAACATTTAGCTATGGAAAATGGCAAAGTGACCAAGAGAGAGAAATTACTTGAAGGTCTTGGAAGAATGCGAGATGTTCAACAGGGTCCCGATGGATTTATTTATGTAGCGGCTGAAGGAACAGGAATAGTAAAAATGTTACCGCTTGAAGAAACAGAGTAA
- a CDS encoding CusA/CzcA family heavy metal efflux RND transporter, whose product MLDRIIKFSISHKLIILLFTVFIIGFGLYSLSQIPVGAVPDVTNNQVQVITTSRNLSTQDMEQYITYPVELEMANLPGVKEIRSVSKFGLSVVTIVFEESLGTYLPRQLIAEKIKSASEKIPDGFGKPAMGPITTGLGEIYQYTLDAKPGYEDRYSAEDLRTIQDWIVKRQLSGINGVVEINAWGGYVKEYEVAINTNKLNAMDISISQLFTALENNNSVAGGGYIEKVNQSYFIRGQGRVTSLDDIRNIVVTNKNATPVYIGDVAKVGFGQATRFGAITANGKGETVLGQVMMLKGANSNKVIEAVKDRVANISETLPEGVVIKPFLDRSELIGRTTFTIAENLILGCLIVIFVVVLLLGNLRSGLVVASVIPLCLLFALFLMYIFGVDANLMSLGAIDFGIIIDGAVIIVEFTAFKMTQKQNEYENLDKQELRNLKDRVSFNSSSQMMNSAIFGQLIILIVFIPILSLSGVEGKMFRPMALTFSFALIGAMIFCLTYVPVASALFLKSKEPSEKNISVKLIKFLNRIYKPSINWALRRKKLVLAVAVILLIFSGFIFSRMGGEFIPQLDEGDFVIQPVLKTGTSLSKTIETTTRIEKILLDSFPEVDQVVSRIGAAEVPTDPMSMEESDVIVSLKPKGEWVSADTKDELADRFKEALAIIPGMEIEFTQPIEMRFNELITGVRADIAVKIFGENLEILNTKAQKIKSLIADVEGASDIVVEKIVGLPQMNVNYKREKIARYGLNIAELNKIITMGFSGATMGSVFEGEKRFDMVLRLQKDRRQDISNLKNLYVDTPSGEKVPLSELADITYQKGAAKISRDNTQRRIVVGINVRDSDLQTVVNKIKQIVDANISLPPGYTITYGGQFENLQSATSRLKIAVPIALVLIFILLYFAFGTFREALMIFSAIPLAAVGGVLLLWIRGMPFSISAGVGFIALFGIAVLNGIVLIEHFKELREKGMENNDNLIINGAQDRLRAVLLTASAAALGFLPMAVSTGAGAEVQRPLATVVIGGLITSTLLTLIVLPVIYSLFNKEKKNKGKAKDKLRVKPLTIFLLLVGFSGFSQETEVTTIENVEELKKIAFENNFGLQASSLRVDEADALIGSAFTFDKTEGYFGNDESNRANDQSLDVLGVRQFFNFPTVYFARKKVYKTGFRQEQSTFKLKQLNLEQKVSRVYYQLQYEKARIAVYEDLDSLYQKFAYAAKRRFELGETNYLEKITARSKQKQLETQLKQAQNELSISYEKLKPFINTDQEIIIKKVPIEKLSIKSLGVQGNPGLEFYQNRNDFFQARAALEKQNLLPDISLSYFQFNNDVIDTPLKGYQVGVHIPLLFFGNSSKIKAANIARQAAEQETADYEVRLNSEYKQLLQQLNKHQQALSYYENEGKGLSEEIIKTANLSYKNGEIDFFEYIQSLENSYNIILSYYENLNAYNQTVLQINYLTL is encoded by the coding sequence ATGCTAGACCGTATTATTAAATTTAGTATTTCTCATAAATTAATTATTCTTCTTTTTACGGTCTTTATCATTGGTTTTGGGTTGTATTCTCTGTCCCAAATTCCAGTGGGCGCAGTTCCAGATGTTACCAACAATCAGGTACAGGTAATTACAACCTCCCGAAATCTTTCTACCCAGGATATGGAACAGTACATAACCTACCCGGTAGAATTAGAAATGGCCAATTTGCCAGGAGTTAAAGAAATTCGTTCGGTGTCTAAATTTGGTCTATCGGTAGTTACTATCGTATTTGAAGAAAGTCTCGGCACCTATTTACCAAGGCAGCTTATTGCAGAGAAAATAAAATCGGCTTCTGAAAAAATACCAGACGGATTTGGAAAACCAGCAATGGGTCCCATTACTACCGGCTTGGGTGAAATTTATCAGTACACTTTAGATGCCAAACCAGGGTATGAGGATCGCTATTCTGCGGAAGACCTTAGAACTATTCAAGACTGGATCGTAAAAAGACAATTGTCGGGTATTAATGGTGTGGTAGAAATTAATGCCTGGGGTGGATATGTAAAGGAATATGAAGTCGCAATTAATACCAATAAATTGAATGCGATGGATATTAGCATTTCGCAACTGTTCACCGCACTTGAAAATAATAATAGCGTAGCGGGTGGCGGGTATATTGAAAAGGTAAACCAGTCATATTTTATTCGTGGACAGGGTCGGGTTACTTCTCTGGATGACATTAGGAATATAGTTGTTACAAATAAAAATGCAACCCCAGTTTATATCGGGGATGTGGCTAAAGTTGGTTTTGGACAGGCTACTCGTTTTGGTGCTATTACCGCTAACGGAAAAGGTGAAACCGTTCTTGGGCAGGTGATGATGTTGAAGGGTGCTAATTCTAATAAAGTTATTGAAGCCGTAAAAGATCGTGTAGCTAATATTTCAGAAACTCTTCCTGAAGGAGTGGTGATCAAACCTTTTTTAGATCGCAGTGAACTTATAGGAAGAACCACTTTTACCATTGCTGAAAATCTTATCCTGGGCTGTCTCATCGTTATTTTTGTAGTGGTTTTATTGCTCGGAAACCTCCGATCTGGATTAGTGGTTGCTTCGGTAATTCCACTATGCTTACTATTTGCGCTCTTCCTGATGTACATCTTTGGTGTTGATGCCAATTTAATGAGTCTAGGAGCGATAGATTTTGGGATTATTATAGACGGCGCGGTAATTATCGTAGAGTTTACGGCCTTTAAAATGACTCAAAAGCAAAATGAATATGAAAATCTCGATAAGCAAGAATTGCGAAACCTAAAAGATAGGGTTAGTTTTAATAGTTCTTCGCAAATGATGAATTCAGCCATATTCGGGCAGTTGATCATTCTTATTGTTTTTATTCCCATCCTATCCCTTAGTGGAGTTGAAGGAAAAATGTTTCGCCCTATGGCACTTACCTTTAGTTTTGCATTGATTGGGGCAATGATCTTCTGTCTTACCTACGTACCGGTAGCTTCGGCCCTATTTTTAAAATCAAAAGAACCTTCAGAAAAAAATATTTCCGTTAAGCTTATCAAGTTTTTAAATCGAATTTATAAGCCTTCCATAAACTGGGCTTTGCGCCGTAAAAAACTGGTACTAGCCGTGGCGGTCATTTTACTTATTTTTTCAGGCTTTATTTTCAGCAGGATGGGTGGTGAATTTATTCCGCAGTTAGATGAAGGTGATTTTGTAATTCAACCTGTCTTAAAAACAGGAACTTCCCTTAGTAAAACCATTGAAACCACCACAAGGATCGAAAAAATCCTGCTAGACAGCTTTCCAGAAGTAGACCAGGTAGTTAGCCGAATTGGTGCCGCAGAAGTTCCTACCGACCCTATGTCTATGGAAGAAAGTGATGTGATTGTCTCACTAAAACCAAAAGGGGAATGGGTCTCGGCTGACACAAAAGATGAGTTGGCTGATAGGTTTAAAGAAGCTTTAGCTATAATCCCGGGAATGGAAATCGAATTCACCCAACCCATAGAAATGCGTTTTAATGAATTGATCACCGGCGTGCGTGCAGATATTGCTGTGAAGATCTTTGGGGAAAACCTGGAAATATTAAATACTAAAGCACAAAAAATCAAAAGCCTCATCGCAGATGTGGAAGGAGCTTCAGATATCGTAGTTGAAAAAATTGTTGGTCTCCCCCAAATGAATGTAAACTACAAACGCGAAAAAATAGCTCGGTATGGTCTTAACATAGCAGAACTCAATAAAATTATCACTATGGGTTTTTCAGGAGCTACTATGGGTAGTGTGTTTGAAGGTGAAAAACGCTTCGATATGGTTTTAAGACTGCAAAAAGACCGGCGCCAGGATATTTCTAATTTAAAGAACCTTTATGTAGATACGCCTTCAGGAGAAAAAGTGCCGCTCAGCGAACTGGCAGATATCACCTATCAAAAAGGAGCTGCTAAAATCTCTAGAGATAATACACAAAGGCGAATTGTAGTTGGAATAAACGTGAGAGATAGCGATTTACAAACCGTTGTAAATAAGATCAAGCAAATTGTAGATGCAAATATTAGCTTACCTCCCGGGTATACTATCACCTATGGCGGGCAGTTTGAGAATTTGCAAAGCGCCACCTCACGTCTAAAAATTGCCGTTCCCATCGCGCTGGTACTTATTTTTATTCTGTTGTATTTCGCTTTTGGAACCTTTAGAGAAGCTTTAATGATATTTTCAGCTATTCCTTTAGCTGCCGTAGGTGGAGTTCTTTTATTATGGATACGCGGAATGCCCTTTAGTATCTCGGCAGGAGTTGGCTTTATCGCTCTGTTCGGTATTGCTGTATTAAACGGAATTGTACTTATTGAACATTTTAAAGAATTACGAGAGAAAGGAATGGAAAATAATGATAACCTGATTATAAATGGGGCCCAGGATAGATTACGTGCTGTTTTATTAACGGCTTCTGCCGCAGCTTTAGGTTTTTTACCAATGGCTGTTTCTACCGGAGCAGGTGCCGAAGTACAGCGGCCGTTGGCTACTGTGGTAATTGGCGGATTGATCACCTCTACCCTACTTACCTTAATTGTTTTACCGGTAATATATTCCTTATTTAATAAAGAGAAAAAGAATAAGGGGAAGGCCAAAGATAAGCTTCGTGTAAAGCCTTTAACTATCTTTCTATTATTGGTTGGTTTTTCCGGTTTTTCCCAGGAAACTGAGGTCACTACTATTGAGAATGTTGAAGAACTGAAGAAGATAGCATTTGAAAACAATTTTGGCCTCCAGGCCTCTTCTCTTCGCGTTGATGAAGCCGATGCCCTTATTGGAAGCGCCTTTACTTTTGACAAAACAGAAGGCTATTTTGGAAATGACGAGAGTAACCGTGCAAACGATCAATCGCTCGATGTTTTAGGGGTGCGCCAGTTTTTTAATTTTCCCACGGTTTATTTTGCACGTAAAAAAGTCTATAAAACCGGTTTCAGACAAGAACAAAGCACCTTTAAGCTGAAGCAGTTAAATTTAGAACAGAAAGTTTCAAGAGTATATTATCAGCTGCAGTATGAAAAAGCCAGGATTGCTGTATATGAAGATCTGGATAGTTTGTACCAAAAATTCGCTTATGCCGCAAAAAGAAGATTTGAACTGGGTGAAACCAATTACCTGGAAAAAATCACTGCTCGATCTAAACAAAAGCAGTTGGAAACTCAATTAAAGCAAGCACAAAATGAGCTTAGTATTTCTTATGAAAAACTAAAACCATTCATAAATACTGATCAGGAAATTATTATTAAAAAGGTTCCTATAGAAAAGCTAAGCATTAAAAGTTTAGGAGTTCAAGGTAATCCCGGTTTGGAATTTTACCAAAATCGTAATGATTTCTTCCAGGCCCGGGCTGCATTAGAAAAGCAAAATCTGCTGCCCGATATCAGCTTAAGTTACTTTCAATTTAATAACGATGTTATAGATACTCCTTTAAAAGGCTATCAGGTTGGCGTTCATATTCCACTGTTGTTCTTCGGGAATTCTTCAAAAATAAAAGCTGCAAATATTGCGAGACAGGCGGCCGAGCAGGAAACTGCAGATTATGAAGTAAGATTGAATTCAGAATACAAGCAACTTCTTCAACAACTAAATAAGCATCAGCAAGCGCTTTCCTATTATGAAAATGAAGGAAAAGGCCTTTCTGAAGAAATCATAAAAACAGCAAATTTAAGCTATAAGAATGGGGAGATAGATTTTTTTGAATATATCCAGAGCCTTGAAAACTCCTACAACATCATTCTTTCGTATTACGAAAACCTGAACGCGTATAACCAAACCGTACTTCAGATAAATTATTTAACCTTATAA